Proteins encoded in a region of the Pseudomonas sp. PDNC002 genome:
- a CDS encoding sulfite exporter TauE/SafE family protein produces MDALLIESSAIGLILGLLLGLTGAGGSLVALPLLLSLHLPLHDAIGVSLGAVALSAAIGAVPRARQGQVAWKPLFWLVITGWPGNAIGQWLGKFVPDAWLIIGFCLLVLWSAWRMWQGSSQPRVCDKATRNGPLLGVGLAVGMLSGLMGVGGGFLIVPGLLWFTPLSMLAATATSMAVIALVSGGGFLLYLTHAQPPLPLLACLAAGGALGVLFGNRLAVRLGGATLQRLFALMLVAVSLSLAAQKLIS; encoded by the coding sequence ATGGATGCACTGCTGATTGAATCTTCCGCCATCGGCCTGATCCTCGGCCTGCTGCTGGGCCTGACCGGCGCCGGCGGCTCGCTGGTGGCGTTGCCCTTGCTGCTCAGCCTGCACCTGCCGCTGCACGACGCCATCGGCGTCAGCCTCGGTGCCGTCGCGCTGTCGGCGGCCATTGGCGCGGTGCCGCGCGCGCGCCAGGGCCAGGTGGCGTGGAAGCCGCTGTTCTGGCTAGTGATCACCGGCTGGCCGGGCAATGCCATCGGCCAGTGGCTGGGCAAGTTCGTGCCCGATGCCTGGCTGATCATCGGTTTCTGCCTGCTGGTGCTGTGGTCCGCCTGGCGCATGTGGCAGGGCTCCAGCCAGCCGCGCGTATGCGACAAGGCAACCCGCAACGGACCGCTGCTGGGCGTGGGGCTGGCGGTGGGAATGCTGTCCGGCCTGATGGGCGTGGGCGGTGGTTTCCTGATCGTGCCGGGGCTGCTGTGGTTCACGCCGCTGTCGATGCTGGCGGCCACCGCGACGTCGATGGCGGTAATCGCGCTGGTGTCAGGCGGCGGCTTCCTGCTCTACCTCACCCACGCACAGCCGCCGCTGCCCTTGCTGGCTTGCCTGGCGGCGGGGGGCGCACTCGGCGTGCTGTTCGGCAATCGCCTGGCGGTGCGCCTGGGCGGCGCGACGCTGCAGCGCCTGTTCGCGCTGATGCTGGTGGCGGTCAGCCTGTCGCTGGCCGCACAGAAACTGATCAGCTGA
- a CDS encoding MarR family winged helix-turn-helix transcriptional regulator: MADSKTSMRNAHALSMLQALRRLQQAAEVHSKSLGRDGELTPLQLLILQVVALEGEITAGQLARHVALSQSSLSSALARLESKGLLTRRRDDDDRRKHWLRLEPDGHLALRHSPALLPEHALERFAGLPEWEQHAILAGLLRAAELFETPGTGAEEEEF, encoded by the coding sequence ATGGCTGACAGCAAGACTTCGATGCGCAACGCCCATGCACTCTCCATGTTGCAGGCCTTGCGGCGCCTGCAACAGGCGGCGGAAGTGCATTCCAAGAGCCTGGGCCGGGATGGCGAACTGACGCCGCTGCAACTGCTGATCCTGCAGGTGGTGGCGCTGGAGGGCGAGATAACCGCCGGTCAGTTGGCGCGGCATGTGGCGCTATCCCAGTCGTCGCTTTCCAGCGCTCTCGCCCGACTGGAAAGCAAAGGCCTGCTGACGCGCCGGCGCGATGACGATGACCGCCGCAAGCACTGGCTCCGCCTGGAACCCGATGGGCACCTCGCGCTCAGGCACAGCCCGGCGCTCTTGCCCGAGCACGCGCTGGAGCGCTTCGCCGGGCTGCCGGAATGGGAGCAGCACGCGATCCTCGCCGGGCTGCTGCGCGCGGCCGAGCTGTTCGAGACGCCGGGCACCGGCGCCGAGGAAGAAGAGTTCTAA